In the Campylobacter sp. RM6914 genome, one interval contains:
- a CDS encoding ParB/RepB/Spo0J family partition protein, translated as MAKKKLEINLGNMLSDANSAYKDDDVLDYFGLSSDVVEEIDVAKISPNPYQPRKNFDEEALKELAQSIKRHGLIQPIIVIRKDGGYMLIAGERRFRATKLLNESKIKAIVANLESKNLREIALIENIQRENLNPIELANSYKELISEYKITQEGLSNIIHKSRTQITNTMRLLLLSETTKRLLQEDKITQGHAKVIVGLKPDEEKMVVDTIIGQKLSVRETENLVKKIKSGNEIKKEILEVSKEYESELSNLQKIFKNFNINAKIKSKNLILKFDDISQIQDFINRLK; from the coding sequence ATGGCAAAGAAAAAGTTAGAAATCAATCTAGGAAATATGCTCTCTGACGCAAATTCTGCATACAAAGATGATGATGTTCTTGACTATTTTGGACTTAGCTCCGATGTGGTTGAAGAGATTGATGTAGCTAAAATATCGCCAAATCCATATCAACCACGTAAAAATTTTGATGAAGAAGCCTTAAAAGAATTGGCTCAAAGTATTAAACGACACGGTCTTATTCAACCTATTATTGTTATTAGAAAAGACGGCGGATATATGCTTATCGCGGGCGAGCGTAGATTTAGAGCCACAAAGCTACTTAATGAAAGCAAGATAAAGGCGATAGTTGCCAACCTAGAATCAAAAAATTTAAGAGAAATCGCACTTATTGAAAATATTCAACGTGAAAATTTAAATCCTATAGAGCTTGCTAATTCGTATAAAGAACTTATAAGCGAGTATAAAATCACCCAAGAGGGGCTATCAAATATAATCCACAAAAGTCGCACGCAAATAACAAACACAATGCGTCTTTTGCTTTTAAGCGAAACAACAAAACGACTTTTGCAAGAAGATAAAATCACGCAAGGTCATGCAAAAGTCATAGTTGGACTTAAGCCTGATGAGGAAAAAATGGTAGTTGATACTATCATTGGACAAAAACTTAGTGTGCGCGAAACCGAAAATTTAGTCAAAAAAATAAAATCCGGAAACGAGATCAAAAAAGAGATTTTAGAAGTATCTAAAGAGTATGAAAGTGAACTTTCAAATCTTCAAAAAATATTTAAAAATTTCAATATAAATGCAAAGATAAAGTCAAAAAATTTAATATTAAAATTTGACGACATATCGCAGATACAAGACTTTATAAATAGACTAAAATAA